A portion of the Podospora pseudoanserina strain CBS 124.78 chromosome 2, whole genome shotgun sequence genome contains these proteins:
- a CDS encoding hypothetical protein (EggNog:ENOG503NUQU; COG:S) — MPVPRIAGLRVVGVQRLLSTPRRNPQTALNGARQSLGIDQQGRLKSTTPPPGGGQGAGQQQGQGKEGEQGEAQKEQFKKGLWSTFWTLWKRDMKRGWEITKKTSLKQTWKEEPIGLVIGAVGATLSMCFLAFTFYQYFAYYNSPTFTVFPEDVAFALRKALYFGDFKKDTKRALHYYKQAIELCQEHKLDHFSDEVMGIKLKLADWLEKIDNHRNAIHILENLLSDCQRWIVAFEKAEKEEILPGQKNYKPQHAIKAVEGETPGEVKMVVIPPPPVEEEGGAKSEGEAAAQQQQQPPPPTNPDGTPIQPKETFRGKRTRLLMKSIGIAVKLASLYSDDHVLEQETAHEKLVWAVETNLRELARRQKEPLKEGEGKWMTPEEIGGTLESLAHDYQAQGQHHLAVPLLFQALRMCDQPCHTAMLMSNISTSFAEHPLLPPGDSPVDALMEQDASKIFATAKQQRSAYLEAAERWAQNAIAQAKRTTGEERTEECDQACAAAVINYGSILALQGKTEEARKKFEQAREMIGKMEGGDKGVYEREVEEGLRKLNGEGEDKKKAKKKIMPGGCA, encoded by the exons ATGCCGGTTCCAAGAATAGCCGGTCTACGGGTTGTAGGAGTGCAGAGACTACTTTCCACACCACGAAGAAACCCGCAAACAGCGCTCAATGGAGCTCGTCAATCCCTCGGAATCGACCAGCAAGGCCGTCTAAAGTcgacaaccccaccaccggGCGGTGGACAAGGGGCAGGTCAACAACAGGGGCAGGGGAAAGAGGGCGAGCAAGGAGAGGCTCAGAAGGAACAGTTCAAGAAGGGGTTATGGTCAACATTCTGGACGCTATGGAAGAGGGACATGAAGCGAGGATGGGAAATCACGAAAAAGACATCGCTCAAACAGACATGGAAGGAAGAGCCAATCGGTCTTGTCATCGGCGCCGTTGGTGCGACACTCTCCATGTGTTTCCTCGCTTTTACCTTTTACCAATACTTTGCCTACTACAACTCTCCCACGTTCACCGTTTTCCCCGAGGACGTCGCCTTCGCGTTGAGGAAAGCTCTCTACTTTGGTGACTTCAAAAAGGACACCAAGCGCGCGCTGCATTACTACAAGCAGGCTATCGAGCTCTGCCAGGAGCACAAACTCGACCACTTCTCCGACGAGGTGATGGGcatcaagctcaagctcgccGACTGGCTCGAGAAGATCGACAACCACCGCAACGCTATTCACATTCTCGAGAACCTGCTCTCTGACTGCCAGCGCTGGATCGTTGCGTTTGAGAAGgcggaaaaggaggagatttTGCCGGGGCAAAAGAACTACAAGCCTCAGCATGCTATCAAGGCTGTGGAAGGTGAGACACCGGGTGAGGTCAAGATGGTTGTtatcccaccgccaccggttgaggaagagggaggagccaAGTCAGAAGGTGAGGCGgctgctcaacaacagcaacaaccaccaccaccaaccaacccagaCGGCACACCTATTCAGCCAAAAGAAACTTTCCGCGGCAAGCGCACACGTCTATTGATGAAGTCGATTGGCATTGCTGTTAAGCTCGCCTCTCTCTACTCTGATGACCATGTTCTAGAGCAGGAAACCGCCCACGAGAAGCTCGTCTGGGCCGTGGAAACCAACCTCAGAGAACTGGCTCGCCGGCAAAAGGAGCCCCtcaaagaaggagagggcaaATGGATGACACCCGAGGAAATCGGCGGCACGCTCGAATCTCTGGCCCACGACTACCAAGCCCAAGGCCAGCATCACTTGGCCGtgcctcttctcttccaagCACTAAGAATGTGCGACCAACCATGCCATACAGCCATGCTTA TGTCCAACATATCCACCTCGTTCGCCgaacaccccctcctcccacccggTGACTCCCCCGTTGATGCTCTGATGGAGCAAGACGCCTCCAAGATTTTTGCTACAGCCAAGCAGCAGCGCTCTGCGTACTTAGAGGCGGCGGAAAGATGGGCGCAGAACGCGATTGCGCAGGCGAAGAGGacgacgggggaggagaggactGAGGAATGCGATCAGGCTTGTGCTGCGGCGGTGATCAATTATGGGTCTATTCTTGCGCTGCAggggaagacggaggaggcgaggaagaagtttgagcaggcgagggagatgattgggaagatggaggggggggataagggggtgtatgagagggaggtggaggaggggttgaggaagttgaatggagagggggaggacaagaagaaggcgaagaagaagattatGCCTGGGGGTTGTGCCTAG
- a CDS encoding hypothetical protein (COG:S; EggNog:ENOG503P59A): protein MSGKFEPKTPVQLNPPKDDPISLSELAKANGEQADGKCYVAIKGLVYDVTGNKAYLPGGAYHVFAGKDASKALGKTSTKVEDVDADWSGLTEKEKGTLNDWVTFFSKRYNVVGRVAGATNFE from the exons ATGTCCGGCAAATTCGAACCCAAAACCCCCGTCcagctcaaccccccaaaggACGACCCAATCTCTCTCTCGGAGCTGGCCAAAGCAAACG GTGAACAAGCAGACGGGAAATGCTACGTCGCCATCAAGGGCCTCGTCTACGACGTGACGGGCAACAAGGCCTACCTCCCCGGCGGCGCCTACCACGTCTTTGCCGGAAAGGACGCCTCCAAGGCCCTGGGCAAGACCTCGACAAAGGTCGAGGATGTGGATGCGGACTGGTCTGGGCtgacggagaaggagaaggggacgTTGAATGATTGGGTTACGTTTTTTAGTAAGAGGTATAATGTTGTGGGAAGGGTGGCGGGGGCTACGAACTTTGAGTAG
- a CDS encoding hypothetical protein (COG:S; EggNog:ENOG503P2PR), which translates to MSQLPRYSFAHLAEHAPTSDSSQMAGMTRPSGAGINNYSAYAMMQDNLGGLSTYGNRHVPQQNMMASTLNASDFLKNYRIVKNSQLATAPVSWRDSDFTAPIYTEYRNNAPPSEAETLVSPTGGKLVSDSGYGSQTIRSVGNPSSVYNGDVDNPETQNITQQFSRYGLSQVTTDDRPRRRDARSQRAGSTTSTANNLRCLDCPQLTFKTNSELRKHKARHEKPFKCDMPDCPKATEGFSTNNDLDRHRAGVHRIYKSDTPVYQCFIDSCKDKNKTWPRPDNFRQHLKRVHHKENMDLSNFLYRCVTFGRPDIGGASVASEHAPSEAGTHSTYAGQHASWSGLGHGQPVTSLSHHMPDEPAVIQPQHLMYRSSMSQPDYSTLMNASGFHSHQSQTGLDDPRIPIEMDLQGLNIPHGFQQQVEPPVQEQTLEQPGYVSPDILTGAGSGLLPSMDEAGEMHAHPAVVIQIDDDTSPDNIMQEEEEDDDDEFAEQQQQQPKNEPVTLTSISPDQMTLDYSRRQSAAIVGDEESEAGEEDNEVSEKPDSSNLEEDASRLQLLAGATPSPEPTTTTTTTTTTTTTTTTAIGQSPGSVVSIDLGDVENLKATLEILRSRGMLDRIVKEFGYQKSEEVVVLNNTTTTTPSAPSSVVAEVTKEVKCEIDDCNKVFSRPCELKKHQKRHAKPYACTFSNCDKRFGSKNDWKRHENSQHFQLEIWRCTEQVFSAAAAGEGGYECGKVCHRRESLKWHLERDHQFRDGGEIERKLNDYRHGRNFESRFWCGFCVKTVEPLGVGGPAHSERFDHIDCHFMGKGGFEKVDIGSWRSLEMVGEQEVRVGNGGGGTKKRGREEDGGDVVVGGGRSGKRSRGGRGRGEMLWTCCNCGAFWNFETTNQCMDTCSHTQCRNCRTFENEATNEEMSFD; encoded by the exons ATGTCGCAGCTTCCGCGGTACTCTTTCGCCCACCTGGCCGAGCATGCTCCCACCTCTGACTCGTCCCAAATGGCGGGCATGACCAGGCCATCGGGGGCTGGTATCAACAACTACTCAGCATATGCCATGATGCAGGACAATCTGGGCGGCTTGAGTACCTATGGCAACAGACATGTCCCGCAGCAAAACATGATGGCAAGCACGTTGAACGCCAGCGATTTCTTGAAGAATTACCGTATTGTCAAAAACTCTCAACTAGCCACAGCACCAGTCTCATGGAGAGACTCTGATTTCACCGCACCTATTTATACCGAGTATCGAAACAATGCACCCCCGTCTGAAGCAGAAACGCTCGTGAGCCCAACCGGAGGAAAGCTTGTGTCCGATTCGGGTTACGGGAGCCAAACCATTCGGAGCGTGGGCAACCCGTCATCAGTGTATAATGGGGACGTCGACAACCCAGAGACGCAAAACATCACACAGCAGTTTAGTCGCTATGGTCTAAGCCAAGTCACGACCGACGACAGGCCACGCCGCCGCGATGCTCGAAGTCAACGGGCGGGTTCCACCACTTCGACTGCTAACAACCTCAGATGTCTCGATTGCCCACAGCTCACCTTCAAGACAAACTCGGAGCTCAG GAAGCACAAAGCACGGCACGAAAAGCCGTTCAAATGCGATATGCCAGATTGTCCCAAGGCAACCGAGGGATTCAGTACTAACAACGACCTGGACCGCCACAGGGCGGGCGTCCACAGGATCTACAAGAGTGATACACCTGTCTATCAATGTTTTATCGACTCGTGCAaggacaagaacaagacgTGGCCGAGGCCAGACAACTTCAGGCAGCATCTGAAGCGAGTACATCACAAGGAGAACATGGACTTGTCCAACTTTTTGTATCGGTGCGTTACCTT TGGCCGCCCGGATATCGGCGGTGCTTCCGTTGCCTCCGAGCACGCGCCTTCGGAAGCGGGAACACACTCTACCTATGCTGGTCAACATGCGTCATGGAGCGGACTAGGACATGGCCAGCCCGTGACGAGTCTCTCCCATCATATGCCCGATGAACCTGCGGTGATCCAACCACAGCACCTGATGTACCGCTCATCAATGAGCCAGCCGGATTACTCTACTCTCATGAACGCCTCTGGATTCCACAGCCACCAGAGCCAAACCGGACTAGATGACCCACGTATCCCCATTGAGATGGATCTCCAAGGACTGAACATTCCACATGGATTCCAGCAGCAGGTTGAGCCCCCGGTTCAGGAGCAAACCTTGGAGCAACCGGGATATGTCTCTCCGGATATTCTAACCGGTGCCGGCAGTGGACTTTTACCTTCGATGGATGAAGCGGGTGAGATGCACGCCCACCCCGCCGTGGTGATACAGATAGACGATGACACCAGCCCGGACAATATCAtgcaggaggaagaagaagatgatgatgatgaatttgcggagcagcagcagcagcagcccaaaAATGAACCTGTGACTTTAACTTCCATCTCGCCAGACCAGATGACTCTGGATTATTCCAGAAGACAGTCGGCCGCCATagtgggtgatgaggaatctgaagctggggaggaggacaacGAAGTCTCTGAAAAACCGGACTCGTCCAATCTTGAAGAAGACGCCAGCCggctccagcttcttgctgGTGCGACGCCATCTCCCGAGcctactactactaccactactactaccaccaccaccactactactactactgcCATCGGGCAATCACCGGGGAGTGTTGTCTCGATAGAtttgggggatgtggagaaCCTCAAGGCGACGTTGGAGATTCTCAGGTCACGGGGGATGCTGGATAGGATTGTGAAGGAGTTTGGGTATCAAAAgtcggaggaggtggtggttcttAACaacacgacgacgacgacgccgtCTGCGCCGTCGTCTGTTGTTGCCGAGGTTACGAAGGAGGTCAAGTGCGAGATTGATGATTGCAACAAGGTTTTTTCGAGGCCTTGCGAGCTTAA AAAACACCAAAAGCGCCACGCGAAACCCTACGCCTGCACATTTTCAAATTGTGACAAGCGTTTTGGGAGCAAGAATGACTGGAAGCGACACGAAAACAGCCAGCACTTTCAGCTGGAGATTTGGCGGTGCACCGAGCAGGTTTTTtctgccgctgctgctggtgaggggggttatGAATGCGGCAAGGTTTGTCATCGCAGGGAGAGCCTAAAGTGGCATCTGGAACGGGATCACCAGTTTCGCGACGGGGGGGAGATTGAACGGAAGCTGAATGATTACCGACATGGGAGGAACTTCGAGAGCAGGTTCTGGTGCGGGTTTTGCGTCAAGACTGTCGAGCCACTCGGGGTGGGGGGGCCGGCGCACAGCGAGAGGTTTGATCATATTGATTGTCATTttatggggaagggggggtttgagaaggttgatattgggagttggaggagtttggagATGGTTGGGGAGCAGGAGGTTAGGGTTggtaatggtggtggtgggacgaaaaagagggggagggaagaggacgggggagatgttgttgttgggggtgggagaagtgggaagaggtcgagggggggacgggggaggggggagatgttgtGGACTTGT TGCAACTGCGGTGCATTTTGGAACTTTGAGACGACAAACCAGTGTATGGACACTTGCAGCCATACGCAGTGTAGGAATTGCCGGACGTTTGAGAATGAGGCGACTAATGAGGAGATGAGTTTTGATTAA
- a CDS encoding hypothetical protein (EggNog:ENOG503P9AE): MCDYEEFIWSCEHSDFRLKSYCHKARNNPGHACNFVKRLRHCWDQGRPCDACLAKQVAEAHAQMMSGWYGSNQASHWSFAADHPSATVASF, from the exons ATGTGCGACTACGAGGAATTCATTTGGTCCTGTGAGCACTCAGACTTCCGGCTCAAGTCATACTGCCATAAAGCCCGAAACAACCCGGGCCACGCCTGCAACTTTGTAAAGCGGCTACGCCATTGCTGGGACCAAGGCCGTCCATGTGACGCTTGTCTTGCAAAGCAGGTAGCTGAGGCCCACGCCCAGATGATGAGCGGTTGGTACGGGTCCAATCAAG CCAGCCATTGGTCCTTCGCTGCAGACCATCCATCGGCCACGGTTGCCAGTTTCTGA